The following are encoded together in the Xanthobacter autotrophicus Py2 genome:
- a CDS encoding conserved hypothetical protein (KEGG: pde:Pden_1479 hypothetical protein) codes for MDGKVLARIGAIIFIAIAITATVIEMTREEEPARVRSAPELQPEADPLRLTLRRCQRLGEAATSDAACLSAWAESRDRFLGRSPAPAAPAVEGER; via the coding sequence ATGGATGGGAAAGTGCTGGCCCGGATCGGGGCGATCATATTCATCGCCATAGCGATCACCGCCACCGTGATCGAGATGACCCGGGAGGAGGAACCGGCGCGGGTGAGATCCGCGCCGGAGCTCCAGCCCGAGGCGGATCCTCTGCGCCTGACGCTTCGGCGATGCCAGCGACTCGGAGAAGCCGCCACCAGCGATGCCGCGTGCCTTTCGGCCTGGGCAGAGTCCCGCGACCGCTTCCTTGGCCGCTCTCCGGCGCCCGCCGCCCCGGCAGTCGAAGGGGAGCGATGA
- a CDS encoding P-type conjugative transfer protein TrbJ (TIGRFAM: P-type conjugative transfer protein TrbJ~KEGG: pde:Pden_1480 conjugal transfer protein TrbJ) codes for MHRFTRVSLLALALATPLAPVLTTPAHAFFGGFGRIVYDPTNHAENLLTAARSLEQINNQIAQLQNEAQMLINQARNLASLPFSSLQQLQQNIQRTQQLLNQAQSIAFDVQQIDRMFQQDYGKLSISATDAQLIADARSRWENTVGGLQDAMRVQAGVVGNIDSNRSAMSALVDQSQNAVGALQATQAGNQLLALQSQQLSDLIAVISANGRATAMLEADRATAAEQGRIQRERFLTPGSGYQPGNAQMFNGGN; via the coding sequence ATGCACCGTTTCACGCGTGTCTCGCTGCTCGCCCTGGCGCTTGCGACGCCGCTTGCGCCGGTGCTCACCACACCCGCACATGCCTTCTTCGGCGGGTTCGGCCGCATCGTCTACGATCCCACCAATCATGCCGAAAACCTGCTGACAGCCGCTCGATCCCTGGAGCAGATCAACAATCAGATCGCCCAGCTTCAGAACGAAGCGCAGATGCTGATCAACCAGGCCCGTAATCTCGCGAGTCTGCCGTTTTCATCGCTCCAGCAGCTTCAGCAAAACATCCAGCGCACCCAGCAGCTCTTGAACCAGGCCCAGAGCATCGCCTTCGACGTCCAGCAGATCGACCGGATGTTCCAGCAGGACTACGGCAAGCTCTCGATCTCGGCCACCGACGCGCAGCTGATCGCCGATGCCCGTTCGCGCTGGGAAAACACCGTCGGCGGGCTGCAGGACGCCATGCGCGTCCAGGCCGGCGTGGTCGGCAATATCGACAGCAATCGCAGCGCGATGTCTGCGCTGGTCGATCAGAGCCAGAATGCGGTCGGTGCGCTGCAAGCCACGCAGGCGGGCAACCAGCTTCTCGCACTGCAATCGCAGCAGCTTTCGGACCTCATCGCGGTGATCTCCGCCAATGGCCGCGCCACAGCCATGCTCGAGGCCGACCGGGCGACGGCCGCCGAACAGGGCCGCATCCAGCGCGAGCGCTTTCTGACACCTGGCTCGGGCTACCAGCCGGGCAACGCGCAGATGTTCAACGGCGGCAACTGA
- a CDS encoding AAA ATPase (SMART: AAA ATPase~KEGG: pde:Pden_0153 AAA ATPase) yields the protein MMNLAEYRRTATRLADYLPWAALSGSGVVLNKDGSFQRTAKFRGPDLDSSVAAELVAVAGRINNALRRLGSGWSIFVEAQRSGAATYPESLFPDPASALVDAERKAAFEEAGAHFVSGYFLTFLWLPPAEDSARAETWLYEGRAQSGVNLWELLRGFVDRTDRVLALLDGFMPECRWLDDAETLTYLHSTISTNRHRVRVPEVPMHLDALLADQPLTGGLEPRLGDQHLRVLTIIGFPTATTPGLLDEMNRLAFPYRWSTRAILLDKLEATRLLTKIRRQWFAKRKSIAAIVKEVMTNEQSALVDTDAANKAADADMALQELGQDMAGMAYVTATITVWDADPRIADEKLRLAEKVVQGRDFTAMAETVNAVDAWLGSLPGHAYANVRQPPISTLNLAHMIPLSAVWAGPERNDHLGAPPLLYGKTEGSTPFRLSLHIGDVGHTLVVGPTGAGKSVLLALMALQFRRYEKAQVFAFDFGGSIRAAALAMGGNWHDLGGGLTDGSDASVSLQPLSRIDDAYERSWAADWIGAILTREGVAVTPEVKEHIWTALSSLASAPSGERTITGLAVLLQSNDLKQALRPYCVGGPYGRLLDAETEHLGAADVQAFEIEGLVGTGAAPAVLSYLFHRIGDRLDGRPTLLIIDEGWLALDDDGFSGQLREWLKTLRKKNASVIFATQSLSDIDDSAIAPAIIESCPTRLLLPNERAIEPQITAIYRRFGLNDRQIEILARATPKRDYYCQSRRGNRLFELGLSEVGLALCAASSKSDQAAIERIHAEHGTDGFLAAWLRHRGVDWAADLIPGLTNLVPGPPSDPEDESAIGIASHAGHQDEFPIDEEFSQEEIDL from the coding sequence ATGATGAACCTGGCCGAATACCGCCGCACCGCCACTCGCCTGGCCGACTATCTGCCCTGGGCCGCATTGTCCGGATCCGGCGTGGTGCTGAACAAGGATGGCAGCTTCCAGAGGACGGCGAAGTTTCGTGGGCCGGACCTGGATTCGTCGGTCGCCGCCGAACTGGTCGCCGTGGCTGGCCGCATCAACAATGCCCTCCGTCGTCTCGGTTCCGGCTGGTCGATCTTTGTCGAGGCGCAGCGCAGCGGGGCCGCGACCTATCCCGAAAGCCTGTTTCCCGATCCGGCCTCGGCCTTGGTCGACGCCGAGCGCAAGGCCGCATTCGAGGAGGCCGGCGCCCATTTCGTGTCGGGCTATTTCCTGACCTTCCTCTGGCTGCCGCCGGCCGAGGATTCCGCGCGTGCCGAGACCTGGCTCTATGAGGGCCGCGCGCAATCGGGCGTCAACCTCTGGGAGTTGCTGCGCGGTTTCGTGGATCGCACCGACCGCGTTCTGGCCCTGCTCGACGGCTTCATGCCTGAATGCCGTTGGCTCGATGACGCCGAGACGCTGACCTATCTCCACTCGACGATCTCGACCAACCGGCATCGCGTGCGCGTGCCGGAGGTGCCGATGCATCTCGATGCGTTGCTTGCCGACCAGCCGCTGACCGGCGGGCTGGAGCCGCGCCTCGGAGATCAGCATCTGCGTGTCCTCACCATCATCGGCTTTCCCACGGCCACGACGCCCGGCCTGCTGGATGAAATGAACCGGCTGGCATTTCCCTATCGCTGGAGCACGCGGGCGATCCTCCTCGACAAGCTCGAAGCGACAAGGCTGCTCACCAAAATCCGCCGGCAATGGTTCGCCAAGCGCAAGTCGATCGCCGCGATCGTCAAGGAGGTGATGACCAACGAGCAATCCGCACTGGTCGACACCGATGCGGCCAACAAGGCCGCCGACGCCGATATGGCCCTCCAGGAACTTGGGCAGGACATGGCGGGCATGGCCTATGTCACGGCCACCATCACGGTCTGGGATGCCGATCCGCGCATCGCCGACGAAAAGCTGCGGCTCGCCGAGAAGGTCGTTCAGGGCCGCGATTTCACGGCAATGGCCGAGACCGTCAACGCGGTCGATGCCTGGCTCGGCTCTCTGCCCGGTCATGCCTATGCCAATGTCCGGCAGCCGCCGATCTCGACACTCAATCTTGCCCACATGATCCCCTTGAGTGCTGTGTGGGCAGGGCCGGAACGGAACGACCATCTCGGTGCGCCCCCCTTGCTCTATGGCAAGACCGAGGGAAGTACGCCGTTCCGGCTTTCCCTCCATATCGGGGATGTCGGCCACACGCTCGTCGTCGGCCCGACCGGCGCGGGCAAATCGGTGTTGCTGGCGCTGATGGCGCTCCAGTTCCGCCGTTACGAGAAAGCCCAGGTCTTCGCCTTCGACTTCGGCGGCTCCATCCGAGCCGCGGCGCTCGCCATGGGCGGGAACTGGCATGATTTGGGCGGCGGATTGACCGATGGGTCGGACGCCTCGGTGTCGCTGCAACCGCTCTCCCGCATCGACGATGCCTATGAGCGTTCCTGGGCTGCCGACTGGATCGGCGCGATCCTGACGCGAGAGGGTGTCGCCGTCACGCCGGAGGTGAAGGAGCACATCTGGACGGCGCTGTCCTCGCTCGCGTCCGCGCCCTCCGGCGAGCGCACCATCACCGGCCTCGCCGTGCTGCTGCAATCCAATGACCTCAAACAGGCACTGCGACCCTATTGTGTCGGCGGTCCCTATGGCCGTCTTCTTGACGCCGAGACCGAGCACCTCGGCGCCGCCGACGTGCAGGCATTCGAGATCGAGGGGCTCGTCGGAACCGGAGCGGCGCCTGCGGTCCTGTCCTACCTGTTCCATCGGATCGGCGACCGGCTCGATGGCCGCCCGACGCTGCTCATCATCGACGAGGGCTGGCTCGCCCTCGACGATGACGGTTTCTCCGGTCAGCTCCGCGAATGGCTGAAAACGCTCCGCAAGAAGAACGCCTCGGTCATTTTCGCCACGCAGAGCCTGTCGGACATCGATGACAGCGCGATCGCGCCCGCCATCATCGAGAGCTGCCCGACGCGGCTGCTCCTGCCAAACGAGCGCGCGATCGAGCCGCAGATCACGGCCATCTATCGCCGCTTCGGTCTCAACGACCGGCAGATCGAGATCCTCGCGCGGGCAACCCCGAAGCGGGACTATTATTGCCAGTCTCGACGCGGCAACCGGCTGTTCGAGCTCGGATTGAGCGAGGTGGGACTCGCGCTCTGCGCCGCATCTTCTAAATCCGATCAGGCAGCCATCGAGCGCATCCACGCCGAGCATGGGACCGACGGTTTCCTCGCCGCCTGGCTGCGCCATCGCGGCGTGGACTGGGCCGCCGACCTGATCCCCGGCCTCACCAATCTCGTCCCGGGGCCGCCTTCGGATCCGGAGGATGAGTCGGCAATAGGCATCGCGAGCCATGCCGGGCACCAAGACGAATTCCCGATCGATGAAGAGTTCAGCCAAGAGGAGATCGACCTGTGA
- a CDS encoding conjugal transfer protein TrbB (KEGG: mes:Meso_2322 conjugal transfer protein TrbB), giving the protein MAAVLEQLDAVPGFTIPVHRALTEHILLGGAPRSIAILNGTLAGAVGLGLRLWLVGLAIWAVGHFVAVWAAKRDPLFVEVGRRHLRIPAFLAV; this is encoded by the coding sequence ATGGCGGCTGTTCTCGAACAGCTCGATGCCGTGCCGGGCTTCACCATCCCGGTTCACAGGGCGCTGACAGAACACATCCTGCTGGGCGGTGCTCCCCGTTCCATTGCGATCCTGAATGGAACACTTGCCGGGGCGGTGGGCCTCGGCCTGCGCCTCTGGCTGGTCGGTCTGGCGATCTGGGCGGTGGGACATTTCGTGGCGGTCTGGGCGGCAAAGCGCGACCCGCTCTTCGTCGAGGTCGGTCGCCGGCATCTGCGTATCCCGGCTTTCCTGGCGGTGTGA
- a CDS encoding Conjugal transfer protein TrbC (PFAM: Conjugal transfer protein TrbC~KEGG: pde:Pden_1483 conjugal transfer protein TrbC) → MIRHALRMRRHVATAAAVTYVSLFMAPAAHASGSSMPWEAPLQSILESIEGPVAKIIAVIIIIVTGLTLAFGDTSGGFRRLIQIVFGISIAFAASSFFLSFFSFGGGALI, encoded by the coding sequence ATGATCCGTCACGCCTTGCGCATGCGCCGTCACGTCGCGACAGCCGCGGCCGTCACCTATGTCAGCCTGTTCATGGCCCCGGCCGCTCATGCGTCCGGGTCATCCATGCCCTGGGAGGCGCCGCTCCAGAGCATTCTCGAATCGATCGAGGGACCGGTCGCGAAGATCATCGCCGTCATCATTATCATCGTGACCGGCCTGACGCTGGCCTTCGGCGACACCTCTGGCGGCTTCCGGCGACTGATCCAGATCGTCTTCGGCATCTCCATCGCCTTCGCGGCATCGAGCTTCTTTCTGTCCTTCTTCTCGTTTGGTGGCGGGGCGCTCATCTGA
- a CDS encoding P-type conjugative transfer ATPase TrbB (TIGRFAM: P-type conjugative transfer ATPase TrbB~PFAM: type II secretion system protein E~KEGG: mlo:mll9612 conjugal transfer protein trbB) has translation MAASHNNPEGRARSSRMLRTALGAAIARFLDDPAVVEVMLNPDGRIWVDRLSEGLADTGESLPAADGERIVRLVAHHVGAEVHAGAPRVSAELPETGERFEGLLPPVVAAPAFAIRKPAVAVFTLDDYVAAGIMTAEQGATLREAVATRANILVAGGTSTGKTTLTNALLAEVSNSSDRVVIIEDTRELQCAAPNLVAMRTKDGVATLSDLVRSSLRLRPDRIPVGEVRGAEALDLLKAWGTGHPGGIGTIHAGSGIGALRRLEQLIQEAVITVPRALIAETIDLVAVLAGRGSARRLVELARVEGLSPDGDYRITPATSSEGKSE, from the coding sequence ATGGCGGCTTCACATAACAATCCAGAAGGACGCGCGCGCAGTTCGCGCATGCTGCGCACGGCGCTCGGAGCCGCCATCGCCCGCTTTCTGGACGACCCCGCGGTCGTCGAGGTCATGCTCAATCCCGATGGCCGCATCTGGGTGGACCGGCTGTCCGAGGGCCTAGCCGATACGGGGGAGAGTCTGCCCGCAGCCGATGGTGAACGCATCGTGCGGCTCGTCGCCCATCATGTCGGCGCCGAAGTGCATGCCGGGGCGCCGCGGGTTTCGGCCGAGCTGCCGGAGACCGGCGAACGCTTCGAAGGCCTGCTGCCGCCTGTCGTCGCCGCACCCGCCTTCGCCATCCGCAAGCCCGCGGTGGCGGTGTTCACCCTCGATGACTATGTCGCCGCAGGCATCATGACGGCCGAGCAGGGCGCGACATTGCGCGAGGCGGTGGCGACGCGCGCCAATATTCTCGTCGCGGGCGGCACCTCGACCGGCAAGACGACCCTGACCAACGCCCTTCTTGCCGAGGTGTCCAACAGCTCGGACCGCGTCGTCATCATCGAGGATACGCGCGAGCTGCAATGCGCCGCGCCCAACCTCGTCGCCATGCGCACGAAAGACGGGGTGGCGACTCTCTCCGACCTCGTCCGTTCCTCTCTGCGGCTTCGCCCGGATCGCATCCCCGTCGGCGAGGTGCGCGGCGCCGAAGCGCTCGACCTGCTCAAGGCCTGGGGGACGGGACATCCGGGCGGCATCGGCACGATCCATGCCGGCTCCGGCATCGGCGCGCTGCGCCGCCTCGAACAACTTATCCAGGAAGCCGTCATCACCGTGCCGCGCGCCCTGATCGCCGAGACGATCGACCTGGTCGCGGTCCTCGCCGGACGCGGGTCCGCGCGAAGGCTTGTCGAACTCGCGCGCGTCGAAGGGCTCAGCCCTGACGGCGACTACCGCATCACCCCCGCAACCAGTTCAGAAGGGAAGTCCGAATGA
- a CDS encoding conserved hypothetical protein (KEGG: pde:Pden_1505 hypothetical protein): MTARKKKSPVSVYLDPEILAMLAEFAARRGQSRSMIAEAAIASFLSPDADERREAAIVKRLDQIDRRISRLERDVGISVETLAVFVRFWLTSTPALPEPAAQAARAKASERYEAFVRALGRRLAAGPQLRQEISEDVSPARSEPS, translated from the coding sequence ATGACCGCACGCAAGAAGAAATCTCCCGTCTCCGTCTATCTCGACCCCGAGATCCTGGCGATGTTGGCGGAATTCGCTGCGCGCCGTGGTCAGTCCCGATCGATGATCGCGGAAGCCGCGATCGCGTCCTTTCTGTCGCCGGATGCCGACGAACGTCGCGAAGCGGCCATCGTCAAGCGCCTCGACCAGATCGACCGGCGCATTTCAAGGCTGGAACGGGATGTCGGGATCTCCGTGGAAACCCTGGCCGTCTTCGTGCGCTTCTGGCTCACCAGCACGCCGGCGCTGCCCGAGCCTGCGGCCCAGGCGGCGCGGGCGAAAGCGAGTGAACGCTATGAAGCTTTCGTCCGTGCGCTCGGGCGCCGCCTCGCGGCGGGACCGCAGCTCCGGCAGGAGATCAGCGAGGATGTCAGCCCCGCGCGCTCGGAACCATCATAG
- a CDS encoding TRAG family protein (PFAM: TRAG family protein~KEGG: pde:Pden_1506 TraG family protein), whose protein sequence is MSATKILWGQIITVFLIVLVTTWTATQYVAWELGFQAQLGSPWFRVGGWPVYYPPAIFWWWYFYEAYAPGIFATGGMIAASGGFIAIAVAILMSVWRAREAKNAETYGSARWARPDEVKAAGLLDPDGVVLGRFDRAYLRHDGPEHVLCFAPTRSGKGVGLVVPTLLTWPGSAIVHDIKGENWQLTAGFRARHGRVLLFDPTNPDSSAYNPLLEVRRGEWEVRDVQNIADILVDPEGSLERRNHWEKTSHALLVGAILHVLYAEPDKTLAGVASFLSDPRRTIEATLDAMMKTAHLGEAGPHPVIASAARELLNKSDNERSGVLSTAMSFLGLYRDPVVAEVTRRCDWRIADLVAGEIPTTLYLVVPPSDINRTKPLVRLILNQVGRRLTEDLQTKPGRHRLLLMLDEFPALGRLDFFESALAFMAGYGLKSFLIAQSLNQIEKAYGPNNSILDNCHVRVSFATNDERTAKRVSDALGTATEMKAMKNYAGHRLSPWLGHLMVSRSETARQLLTPGEIMQLPPSDEIVMVAGTPPIRAKKARYFEDVRFKERVLAPPELVRSDKPQPDDWSALPAPQRPPFDKATNTSGDPDEDPTGSERRHQPELSHANPIEKRKPIENEFDPPDEDGEDDATRSRRLTQVMGLNVARQVSMDPGDGMDL, encoded by the coding sequence ATGTCCGCGACGAAAATTCTCTGGGGCCAGATCATCACCGTGTTTCTGATCGTCCTCGTCACGACATGGACGGCGACACAATACGTGGCATGGGAGCTCGGGTTTCAGGCGCAGCTCGGGTCGCCATGGTTCCGGGTCGGCGGCTGGCCGGTCTATTATCCGCCCGCGATCTTCTGGTGGTGGTATTTCTATGAAGCCTATGCACCTGGCATCTTTGCCACGGGTGGGATGATCGCGGCGTCGGGCGGATTCATCGCCATTGCCGTCGCGATTCTCATGTCGGTCTGGCGAGCGCGGGAGGCAAAGAACGCGGAGACCTATGGTTCCGCCCGATGGGCGCGACCCGATGAAGTCAAGGCCGCGGGACTTCTCGATCCCGATGGTGTCGTGCTTGGGCGCTTCGATCGTGCCTATCTTCGTCACGACGGGCCGGAGCATGTCCTGTGTTTCGCGCCGACACGGTCGGGCAAAGGCGTCGGCCTGGTGGTGCCCACGCTCCTGACCTGGCCAGGGTCGGCGATCGTCCATGACATCAAGGGTGAGAACTGGCAGCTCACAGCGGGCTTTCGCGCCCGGCACGGCAGGGTGCTTCTGTTCGATCCGACCAATCCGGATTCGTCGGCCTATAATCCGCTGCTCGAGGTTCGGCGCGGTGAATGGGAGGTCCGCGACGTCCAGAACATCGCCGATATCCTGGTCGATCCCGAAGGCAGTCTTGAGCGGCGCAATCACTGGGAAAAGACCAGTCATGCCTTGCTGGTCGGGGCCATCCTGCATGTCCTCTATGCCGAACCCGACAAGACCCTTGCTGGCGTGGCCTCGTTCCTCTCCGACCCGAGGCGCACGATCGAAGCGACACTCGACGCGATGATGAAAACCGCGCATCTCGGAGAAGCTGGCCCGCATCCTGTCATCGCCAGCGCGGCGCGCGAACTCCTGAACAAATCCGACAATGAGCGCTCAGGCGTGCTCTCCACCGCCATGTCGTTCCTCGGTCTCTACCGCGATCCCGTCGTCGCCGAGGTGACGCGCCGATGCGACTGGCGTATTGCCGACCTTGTCGCGGGCGAAATACCGACGACGCTCTACCTCGTCGTGCCACCGTCCGACATCAATCGGACCAAGCCCCTTGTCCGCCTCATTCTCAATCAGGTCGGGCGTCGCCTGACCGAAGATTTGCAGACCAAGCCGGGGCGGCATCGGCTCCTGCTCATGCTCGACGAATTTCCGGCTCTCGGTCGGCTGGACTTCTTCGAGAGCGCCCTGGCCTTCATGGCGGGCTACGGTCTCAAGAGCTTCCTGATCGCCCAGTCTCTGAACCAGATCGAGAAAGCCTACGGCCCAAACAATTCGATCCTCGACAATTGCCATGTGCGCGTGAGCTTCGCCACCAACGACGAGCGAACGGCCAAGCGCGTGTCCGATGCGCTCGGCACGGCAACCGAAATGAAGGCGATGAAGAACTATGCCGGCCACAGGCTTTCGCCCTGGCTCGGGCACCTGATGGTCTCCCGCTCCGAGACGGCGCGCCAGTTGCTCACGCCGGGTGAAATCATGCAACTTCCGCCCTCCGACGAGATCGTCATGGTGGCGGGCACCCCGCCGATCCGCGCGAAGAAGGCCCGCTATTTCGAGGATGTGCGCTTCAAGGAGCGTGTCCTCGCTCCCCCGGAACTGGTCCGATCCGACAAGCCGCAGCCCGACGATTGGAGCGCCTTGCCGGCGCCGCAACGTCCGCCGTTCGACAAGGCCACGAACACGTCCGGCGATCCGGATGAGGATCCGACCGGCTCCGAGCGCCGACATCAGCCTGAGCTGAGCCATGCCAATCCGATCGAGAAGAGGAAGCCGATCGAGAACGAGTTCGATCCGCCTGATGAGGACGGTGAGGACGATGCAACCCGCAGCCGGCGCCTCACGCAGGTGATGGGGCTGAACGTGGCGCGTCAGGTGAGCATGGATCCCGGTGACGGGATGGACCTCTGA
- a CDS encoding conserved hypothetical protein (KEGG: pde:Pden_1507 hypothetical protein), whose product MAGEREFRVRPGRIRSTRAQHVRPFIAQALAAAKKAGGTVSRSGRVTSGNRSRFGHGQRASIQANRFITARSRGAVVKARVVRHSGRAAPLGTHLDYLSRDGVTRDGEKARLFGPETEAADERSFAERCGDDRHHFRFIVSPDDALEMSDLKSFTRDLVGQMEKDLDTRLDWVAVDHWNTEHPHVHLIVRGVRDDGQDLVISRDYIKEGMRDRARDLITMELGPRTDRDIRRALERQIEAERWTQLDRQLVRDARDAGTIDLAPQPDRQPDEYQALKVGRLRKLESLGLADQVGPGQWSISHDAEATLRQLGERGDIIKRMHRALTEKGIERGAAGYVLAAESLDTPVIGRLVERGLDDELKGTAYAVVDGVDGRTHHIKLPDLDAAGDSASGSIVELRSFDDARGQRRVAIAVRSDLDLQGQISASGATWLDRQAVARERIDVSSGGFGAEVREAMDRRAERLLQEGLAERQGRRVVFTRNLIDTLRRRELDALGDKLAAETGLPFNRAAGGEYVSGTYRQRLALASGRFAMIDDGLGFQLVPWSPSLEKNLGRHVSGVARGDGGVDWSFGRKRGLGL is encoded by the coding sequence ATGGCCGGTGAGCGCGAGTTTCGCGTCCGCCCTGGCCGCATCCGCTCGACACGGGCACAGCATGTGCGTCCCTTCATCGCCCAGGCACTCGCGGCGGCCAAGAAGGCCGGGGGAACGGTGTCGCGCTCTGGTCGCGTCACTTCCGGGAACCGCTCGCGCTTCGGGCATGGGCAGCGGGCCAGCATTCAGGCCAATCGATTTATCACCGCCCGGTCGCGGGGCGCCGTGGTCAAGGCGCGCGTCGTGCGCCATTCCGGTCGCGCCGCCCCCTTGGGCACGCATCTCGATTACCTGAGCCGCGATGGCGTCACCCGGGACGGGGAGAAGGCGCGTCTGTTCGGGCCGGAGACGGAGGCTGCCGACGAGCGGTCCTTCGCCGAGCGCTGCGGCGATGACCGGCATCATTTCCGCTTCATCGTCTCGCCCGACGACGCGCTCGAGATGTCGGATCTCAAATCCTTCACGCGCGATCTCGTCGGGCAGATGGAAAAGGACCTCGACACCCGCCTCGACTGGGTGGCCGTCGATCACTGGAACACCGAGCATCCCCATGTCCATCTGATTGTCCGCGGCGTTCGGGACGACGGGCAGGACCTTGTGATCTCGCGCGACTACATCAAGGAGGGGATGCGCGATCGGGCGCGCGATCTCATCACCATGGAACTGGGGCCGCGCACCGATCGCGACATCCGGCGCGCGCTTGAACGGCAGATCGAGGCGGAGCGCTGGACCCAGCTCGACCGCCAGCTCGTCCGCGATGCTCGCGATGCCGGTACGATCGACCTGGCGCCGCAACCCGACCGTCAGCCCGATGAATACCAGGCCCTCAAAGTCGGGCGGCTCCGGAAACTGGAATCGCTCGGCCTCGCCGACCAGGTCGGCCCGGGGCAATGGTCGATCAGTCACGATGCCGAGGCAACGCTGCGCCAATTGGGAGAGCGCGGCGACATCATCAAGCGCATGCACCGGGCTCTGACCGAGAAGGGGATCGAGCGTGGCGCCGCAGGCTATGTGCTTGCCGCCGAGAGTCTCGACACGCCGGTCATCGGTCGGCTGGTCGAGCGTGGGCTCGATGACGAGCTGAAAGGGACTGCCTATGCGGTGGTCGATGGCGTCGATGGCCGGACCCATCACATCAAGCTGCCCGATCTCGATGCAGCCGGTGACAGCGCTTCTGGATCGATCGTCGAGCTTCGCAGCTTCGACGATGCCAGGGGGCAACGCCGCGTGGCGATCGCCGTCCGCTCCGATCTCGACCTGCAAGGCCAGATCTCGGCGTCCGGCGCGACCTGGCTGGACCGGCAGGCCGTCGCGCGCGAGCGGATAGATGTTTCCTCCGGTGGCTTCGGCGCCGAGGTTCGCGAAGCGATGGATCGCCGCGCCGAGCGCCTGCTGCAGGAAGGGCTGGCGGAGCGTCAGGGGCGACGCGTCGTCTTCACTCGCAACCTGATCGACACGCTACGGCGCCGGGAACTCGACGCGCTCGGCGACAAGCTGGCGGCCGAGACAGGCCTTCCGTTCAACCGGGCCGCAGGCGGCGAATATGTCTCCGGCACCTACCGACAGCGACTGGCGCTGGCCTCCGGCCGCTTCGCCATGATCGATGACGGCCTCGGCTTCCAGCTCGTGCCCTGGTCCCCTTCGCTCGAGAAGAATCTCGGCCGCCACGTCTCGGGCGTCGCGCGGGGCGACGGCGGCGTCGACTGGAGCTTCGGCCGCAAACGGGGCCTCGGGCTCTGA